Proteins encoded in a region of the Saccharothrix ecbatanensis genome:
- a CDS encoding bestrophin-like domain, whose protein sequence is MSVYLTGLLWVGGAAIIAAILAYLIRKYGPDEGRSANNEAAGQVFTIVGGLHAVLVAFVLIALFDAVTQASDASYREADGLVAATWASDALSEESGREVRELSRDYATTVIRDEWPAMRLGKDFESTGWSQLDRLRQVVAQAPATDEWQVDRKAEAANQLWQVYEARQARLDAAGGEVSAVVWFVLVAGSVLAICLPLLFGGPLMRTHVLIVATLAATITLLMYATYQLQNPFGGGADLTPDAFKAAIERFG, encoded by the coding sequence ATGAGTGTGTACCTCACAGGTCTGCTCTGGGTCGGCGGAGCGGCGATCATCGCCGCGATCCTCGCCTACCTGATCCGCAAGTACGGACCGGACGAGGGCAGATCAGCCAACAACGAGGCCGCGGGGCAGGTGTTCACGATCGTGGGCGGCCTGCACGCGGTGCTGGTGGCGTTCGTGCTGATCGCGTTGTTCGACGCCGTCACCCAGGCGAGTGATGCGTCCTACCGGGAGGCCGACGGCCTGGTCGCCGCGACGTGGGCGAGCGACGCGCTGTCCGAGGAGTCGGGCCGGGAGGTGCGCGAACTCTCCCGTGACTACGCGACGACCGTCATCCGGGACGAGTGGCCGGCGATGCGGCTGGGGAAGGACTTCGAGTCCACCGGCTGGTCCCAGCTCGACCGGCTGCGCCAGGTGGTGGCCCAGGCGCCGGCGACCGACGAGTGGCAGGTCGACCGCAAGGCCGAGGCCGCGAACCAGCTCTGGCAGGTGTACGAGGCGCGCCAGGCCAGGTTGGACGCGGCCGGCGGCGAGGTCAGCGCGGTGGTGTGGTTCGTGCTGGTGGCGGGCAGCGTGCTGGCCATCTGCCTGCCGTTGCTGTTCGGTGGGCCGCTGATGCGCACGCACGTCCTCATCGTGGCCACGCTCGCCGCGACCATCACGCTGTTGATGTACGCGACGTACCAGTTGCAGAACCCGTTCGGCGGCGGCGCAGACCTGACTCCCGATGCCTTCAAAGCGGCTATCGAGCGGTTCGGATGA
- a CDS encoding DUF6923 family protein produces the protein MIEALAQVVCTTLQVEAAAHGPSTAFQVRFPSGAMTPLNVLDVRLNAIGYSARQGLVYGIDHHGRLVALDRSGRLVGTPTRLFPALRHAVAGAVVGERLVVRAGPVLYTVDIDPTSGSFGHVVHKVWMRPPRALTVDDFDVNPADGLLYGVATRSHERGVVVTIDPRSGEVEELPETRRLPGGSGYGAVTVSPEGALYATQNRHGGRSTLWRVALDGSGVVTEISSRHALHTIDSSGCLSTLPTPTPTPTPTPTPTPTPTPTPTPTPTPTPTPTPTPTPTPTPSPTPTPTPTPTPTPTPTPTPSPTQTTSPTQTTTPPPSPPLTTTPPPPPPPPPPPPPPPPPPQAIPAPPPPRPTTTTTRTTTTRPTTTTPAPTQPATSPPTAPPPNALDMPPEPRVNSVERVDNLVRDQRRWGMTALLLIIAGGALARQAANRRR, from the coding sequence ATGATCGAAGCGCTCGCTCAGGTCGTGTGCACCACCCTCCAAGTGGAGGCAGCCGCCCACGGCCCGTCGACCGCGTTCCAGGTGCGGTTCCCGTCGGGCGCGATGACGCCTCTCAACGTGCTGGACGTGCGGCTGAACGCCATCGGCTACTCCGCTCGGCAGGGCCTCGTCTACGGCATCGACCACCACGGCAGGCTCGTCGCACTCGACCGTTCCGGCCGGCTGGTCGGCACCCCGACCCGCCTGTTCCCCGCGTTGCGGCACGCGGTGGCGGGAGCGGTGGTGGGGGAGCGGCTGGTGGTGCGGGCGGGACCGGTGCTGTACACGGTGGACATCGACCCGACGAGCGGCAGCTTCGGGCATGTCGTGCACAAGGTGTGGATGCGGCCGCCGCGGGCGCTGACCGTGGACGACTTCGACGTGAACCCGGCCGACGGCCTGCTCTACGGCGTGGCGACGCGTTCGCACGAGCGTGGGGTGGTCGTCACCATCGACCCGCGTAGCGGTGAGGTGGAGGAGCTTCCCGAGACCAGGCGGCTGCCTGGTGGGAGCGGGTACGGCGCGGTGACGGTCAGCCCGGAGGGGGCGCTCTACGCGACGCAGAACCGGCACGGCGGTCGCAGCACGCTGTGGCGGGTGGCGTTGGACGGGTCGGGCGTGGTCACCGAGATCTCGTCCCGGCACGCGCTGCACACCATCGACTCGTCCGGCTGCCTGTCCACGCTCCCCACCCCCACGCCAACTCCCACGCCAACTCCCACGCCCACGCCGACTCCTACGCCAACTCCTACCCCGACCCCCACTCCAACTCCCACACCGACGCCAACCCCCACACCGACGCCAACCCCTAGCCCGACGCCGACGCCAACCCCCACGCCAACCCCAACGCCAACTCCGACCCCCACGCCCAGCCCCACTCAGACAACGAGCCCTACCCAGACGACGACCCCGCCTCCCAGCCCGCCCCTGACCACGACACCGCCGCCCCCTCCACCTCCTCCGCCACCGCCCCCGCCACCCCCACCGCCACCTCAGGCCATCCCCGCCCCGCCACCACCGAGGCCCACCACAACCACCACACGCACCACCACGACAAGGCCCACCACGACTACGCCCGCACCCACGCAGCCGGCCACGTCACCGCCGACCGCGCCACCCCCGAACGCCCTGGACATGCCGCCGGAACCGCGGGTGAACTCCGTGGAGCGGGTCGACAACCTCGTGCGCGACCAGCGCCGTTGGGGCATGACCGCGCTGCTCCTGATCATCGCCGGGGGCGCCCTCGCCCGACAGGCCGCGAACCGCCGACGGTAG
- the urtE gene encoding urea ABC transporter ATP-binding subunit UrtE, whose translation MLSVSGVDAAYGRARVLFGVGLEVPAGSLVCVMGRNGVGKTTLLKTVMGTLTPTAGRITLDGRDITRMPTHQRVRAGMAYVPQGHVSFPQLTVWENLQVTLEATGHRDPAAVDEALDVFPALRQFFKRPAGFLSGGQRQQLAIARALITRPRLLLLDEPTEGIQPSVIDEIEGAIERLHREAGLTVLLVEQYLDFALRLADSFVVMDAGEVVHAGAVEELHDEEVRRMLAV comes from the coding sequence ATGCTGTCGGTGTCCGGAGTGGACGCCGCCTACGGGCGGGCGCGGGTGCTGTTCGGTGTGGGTCTGGAGGTGCCCGCCGGGTCGCTGGTGTGCGTGATGGGCCGCAACGGAGTCGGCAAGACGACGTTGCTGAAGACCGTGATGGGCACGCTCACGCCAACGGCCGGGCGGATCACGTTGGACGGGCGGGACATCACCCGGATGCCCACGCACCAACGGGTTCGGGCGGGCATGGCGTACGTGCCGCAGGGTCACGTGTCGTTCCCGCAGCTGACGGTGTGGGAGAACCTCCAGGTGACGTTGGAGGCCACCGGGCACCGTGACCCGGCGGCGGTGGACGAGGCGTTGGACGTGTTCCCGGCCTTGCGGCAGTTCTTCAAGCGGCCGGCCGGGTTCCTGTCCGGTGGTCAACGGCAGCAGTTGGCCATCGCGCGGGCGCTGATCACCCGGCCACGGCTGCTGTTGCTGGACGAGCCGACCGAGGGCATCCAACCGTCGGTGATCGATGAGATCGAGGGTGCGATCGAGCGGCTGCACCGGGAGGCGGGGTTGACCGTGCTGCTGGTCGAGCAGTACCTGGACTTCGCGTTGCGGTTGGCGGACAGCTTCGTGGTGATGGACGCGGGTGAGGTCGTGCACGCGGGGGCGGTCGAGGAGCTGCACGACGAGGAGGTGCGGCGGATGCTCGCCGTGTAG
- the urtD gene encoding urea ABC transporter ATP-binding protein UrtD, producing MTALLEVRGLRVVFDGFAAIDGLDFTVEEGELRFLIGPNGAGKTTLIDVVTGLTKPASGSVRFGGEELVGKREHHIVRLGVGRTFQTATVFEDLTVVENLDLADSFRLPLRSLFRRRRGVSDAVASALEAADLTALADKPAGVLSHGQRQWLEIGMLLVQQPKLLLLDEPVAGMSRSERERTGELLHRIASTHTVVVVEHDMEFLRKYARKVTVLHQGHVLREGSVADVQEDPEVRAVYLGRAKGKAVG from the coding sequence GTGACGGCTCTGCTGGAGGTGCGCGGGCTGCGGGTGGTGTTCGACGGGTTCGCCGCGATCGACGGGCTGGACTTCACCGTCGAGGAAGGCGAGTTGCGGTTCCTGATCGGGCCGAACGGCGCGGGCAAGACGACGTTGATCGACGTGGTGACCGGGTTGACCAAGCCCGCTTCGGGCAGCGTCCGGTTCGGCGGTGAGGAGCTGGTCGGCAAGCGCGAGCACCACATCGTGCGGCTGGGCGTCGGCCGCACGTTCCAGACCGCCACCGTGTTCGAGGACTTGACCGTGGTGGAGAACCTGGACCTCGCGGACAGCTTCCGGCTGCCGCTGCGGTCGTTGTTCCGGCGGCGGCGCGGGGTGTCGGACGCGGTGGCGTCGGCGTTGGAGGCGGCGGACTTGACGGCGTTGGCGGACAAGCCCGCCGGTGTGCTGTCGCACGGGCAGCGGCAGTGGCTGGAGATCGGGATGTTGCTGGTGCAGCAGCCGAAACTGCTGCTGCTGGACGAGCCGGTGGCGGGCATGAGCCGATCGGAACGGGAACGCACCGGCGAGTTGCTGCACCGGATCGCGTCGACGCACACCGTGGTCGTGGTGGAGCACGACATGGAGTTCCTGCGCAAGTACGCGCGCAAGGTCACCGTGCTGCACCAGGGTCACGTGCTGCGCGAGGGCTCGGTCGCCGACGTTCAGGAGGACCCCGAGGTGCGCGCGGTGTACCTGGGTCGGGCCAAGGGGAAGGCGGTGGGCTGA
- the urtC gene encoding urea ABC transporter permease subunit UrtC → MRWGRISLVVCIVLLALAPVVLSPFRLGLLAKYLCFAIVAVGIALAWGQGGMLTLGQGVFFGLGGYAMAMYLKLKEAGSAGLPDFMVWSGVEELPALWKPFGNPVFALAAVMLVPGLVAFLLGLLVFRQRVRGAYFAILSQALAAAFVILLVGQQGLTGGTNGMTNFTQFFGLDLTDPNGQRAVYAVAAVVLGVTFLVAKLLVRSRFGRLLVAVRDGEDRVRFLGYDPAVVKTITFTISAVMAGLAGALFVPIVGIISPALLGIVPSLELLVGVAVGGRFVLAGAIAGAIAVNYAKTLFSEDFAEGWLYLQGGLFVLVLVFAPKGLAGVVESLRYRLSSRKPAPVEVAA, encoded by the coding sequence ATGAGGTGGGGTCGCATCTCCCTGGTGGTGTGCATCGTGTTGCTCGCCCTGGCTCCGGTCGTGCTCTCGCCGTTCCGGTTGGGGTTGCTGGCGAAGTACCTGTGCTTCGCCATCGTCGCGGTCGGGATCGCGTTGGCCTGGGGTCAGGGCGGGATGCTGACCCTCGGCCAGGGTGTGTTCTTCGGCCTTGGCGGCTACGCGATGGCCATGTACCTAAAGCTGAAGGAGGCCGGATCGGCCGGGTTGCCGGACTTCATGGTGTGGAGCGGCGTCGAGGAGCTGCCCGCGCTGTGGAAACCGTTCGGCAACCCGGTGTTCGCGCTGGCGGCGGTGATGTTGGTGCCCGGTCTGGTGGCGTTCCTGTTGGGACTGCTGGTCTTCCGGCAGCGGGTGCGCGGCGCGTACTTCGCGATCCTGTCCCAGGCGTTGGCGGCGGCCTTCGTGATCCTGCTGGTGGGCCAGCAGGGGTTGACCGGCGGCACGAACGGGATGACGAACTTCACCCAGTTCTTCGGGCTGGACCTGACCGACCCGAACGGACAACGCGCGGTGTACGCGGTCGCGGCCGTGGTGCTCGGCGTGACGTTCCTGGTGGCGAAGCTGCTGGTGCGCAGCCGGTTCGGCCGGTTGCTGGTGGCGGTGCGGGACGGCGAGGACCGGGTGCGGTTCCTCGGCTACGACCCGGCGGTGGTCAAGACGATCACGTTCACCATCTCGGCGGTGATGGCCGGGTTGGCGGGCGCGTTGTTCGTGCCGATCGTCGGTATCATCTCGCCCGCGCTGCTCGGCATCGTGCCGTCGCTGGAACTCCTGGTCGGTGTCGCGGTCGGTGGTCGGTTCGTGCTGGCCGGGGCGATCGCGGGTGCCATCGCGGTCAACTACGCCAAGACGTTGTTCAGCGAGGACTTCGCCGAAGGTTGGCTGTACCTCCAGGGCGGGTTGTTCGTGCTGGTGCTGGTGTTCGCGCCCAAGGGTCTCGCCGGTGTCGTGGAGTCGCTGCGCTACCGGTTGTCGTCCCGCAAACCGGCTCCGGTGGAGGTGGCGGCGTGA
- the urtB gene encoding urea ABC transporter permease subunit UrtB translates to MGALANQLPIGLSIAAVLLLIALGLTFTFGQMGVINMAHGEFIMAGAYTAYLLQGLTSQSFLIALPVAFVVAGVMGLLLEWSLIRRFYGRPLDTLLLTWGVSLVLQQLARDIFGAPNVQVTAPGWLVGGVDLLGIRLPYNRMFIVVLAVVCVVGVWLYLTRMPAGRRMRAVVQNRELAGYSGIATGRVDRFTFLLGSGLAGVAGVALTLVGPVGPSLGTFYIVDAFLVVVAGGLGQLRGAVLAAVALGFLNSYLEFWTDASLAKVLVFVAIIAFLQVRPQGMFVLKGRSLV, encoded by the coding sequence ATGGGGGCATTGGCCAACCAGCTGCCCATCGGACTGAGCATCGCCGCGGTGCTCCTGCTCATCGCGCTCGGGCTGACGTTCACGTTCGGCCAAATGGGCGTGATCAACATGGCGCACGGTGAGTTCATCATGGCGGGCGCCTACACCGCATACCTGTTGCAGGGTTTGACCAGCCAGTCGTTCCTGATCGCGTTGCCGGTGGCGTTCGTCGTGGCCGGGGTGATGGGGCTGCTGCTGGAGTGGTCGCTGATCAGGCGGTTCTACGGACGGCCGTTGGACACGCTGTTGTTGACCTGGGGCGTGAGCCTGGTGCTGCAACAGCTGGCGCGTGACATCTTCGGCGCGCCGAACGTCCAGGTGACCGCACCAGGTTGGCTGGTGGGCGGAGTCGATCTGCTCGGCATCCGCCTGCCCTACAACCGGATGTTCATCGTCGTGCTGGCCGTGGTGTGCGTGGTCGGGGTGTGGCTGTACCTGACCAGGATGCCCGCCGGCCGTCGGATGCGGGCGGTGGTGCAGAACCGGGAGCTGGCCGGGTACAGCGGCATCGCCACCGGACGGGTGGACCGGTTCACGTTCCTGCTCGGCTCGGGGCTGGCCGGGGTGGCGGGCGTCGCGTTGACGCTCGTCGGCCCGGTCGGTCCGAGCCTGGGCACCTTCTACATCGTGGACGCGTTCCTGGTCGTGGTCGCGGGCGGGCTGGGCCAGCTGCGCGGCGCGGTGCTGGCGGCGGTCGCGCTCGGGTTCCTCAACAGCTACCTGGAGTTCTGGACCGACGCGAGCCTGGCCAAGGTGCTGGTGTTCGTGGCGATCATCGCGTTCCTCCAGGTCCGACCGCAGGGCATGTTCGTGCTGAAGGGGAGGTCGCTGGTATGA
- the urtA gene encoding urea ABC transporter substrate-binding protein: MRSRTLSPRSASPRNLRLGLIALLLPALLATACVDEPGAGAGASGDDIKVGILHSLSGTMAISEVTVRDAELLAIEEINAKGGVLGKKLVPVTEDGASDWPTFAEKAQKLISQDKVATVFGGWTSASRKAMLPVFERNKALLWYPVQYEGLESSPYIFYTGATTNQQIVPALDYLAAQGKKRMFLVGSDYVFPRTANKIIKAYAAAKGIEVLGEEYTPLGHTEYSTLVNKIADAKPDAVFNTLNGDSNVAFFKQLRGSGITPQTTPVVSVSVAEEEVKGIGPENVAGHLVAWNYYQTTTTPANDAFVKAFKAKYGADKVTSDPMEAGYNAVYLWAEAVKKAGTVEVEAVKKAAGGITIDAPEGKTTIDGENQHVAKTARIGLVQADGQIKEVWSSPGPIKPDPYLKSYDWADGLS, encoded by the coding sequence GTGCGTTCCAGAACTCTGTCGCCCCGAAGCGCGTCGCCCCGAAACCTCAGGCTCGGTCTGATCGCCCTCCTGCTGCCCGCCCTGCTCGCGACGGCCTGCGTCGACGAACCCGGCGCCGGTGCGGGGGCGTCCGGTGACGACATCAAGGTCGGCATCCTGCACTCGTTGAGCGGCACCATGGCCATCAGCGAGGTGACCGTGCGCGACGCGGAACTGCTGGCCATCGAGGAGATCAACGCGAAGGGCGGTGTGCTGGGGAAGAAGCTCGTCCCGGTCACCGAGGACGGCGCGTCGGACTGGCCGACGTTCGCCGAGAAGGCGCAGAAGCTGATCTCGCAGGACAAGGTGGCGACGGTGTTCGGCGGCTGGACGTCGGCCAGCCGCAAGGCGATGCTCCCGGTGTTCGAGCGCAACAAGGCGCTGCTGTGGTACCCGGTGCAGTACGAGGGCCTGGAGAGCTCGCCGTACATCTTCTACACCGGCGCGACGACCAACCAGCAGATCGTGCCCGCGCTGGACTACCTTGCCGCGCAAGGGAAAAAGCGGATGTTCCTGGTCGGCAGCGACTACGTGTTCCCGCGCACCGCCAACAAGATCATCAAGGCGTACGCGGCGGCCAAGGGCATCGAGGTCCTGGGCGAGGAGTACACGCCCCTCGGCCACACGGAGTACAGCACTCTGGTCAACAAGATCGCCGACGCGAAGCCGGACGCGGTGTTCAACACCCTCAACGGCGACAGCAACGTGGCGTTCTTCAAGCAGCTGCGCGGTTCCGGCATCACGCCGCAGACCACGCCGGTCGTGTCGGTGAGCGTCGCGGAGGAAGAGGTCAAGGGCATCGGGCCGGAGAACGTGGCCGGGCACCTGGTGGCGTGGAACTACTACCAGACCACGACTACGCCCGCGAACGACGCGTTCGTCAAGGCGTTCAAGGCGAAGTACGGCGCGGACAAGGTGACGTCCGACCCGATGGAGGCCGGCTACAACGCGGTGTACCTGTGGGCGGAGGCCGTGAAGAAGGCGGGCACGGTCGAGGTCGAGGCGGTGAAGAAGGCCGCGGGCGGCATCACGATCGACGCGCCCGAGGGCAAGACCACCATCGACGGCGAGAACCAGCACGTCGCCAAGACCGCGCGCATCGGGCTCGTGCAGGCCGATGGGCAGATCAAGGAAGTGTGGTCCTCCCCCGGTCCGATCAAGCCCGACCCGTACCTCAAGAGCTACGACTGGGCCGACGGCCTGAGCTAG
- a CDS encoding DUF418 domain-containing protein has product MGGRIVALDVLRGAAILGTFGMNAWLFTHPQGPAGFIADGGDQTDALLQMIGNGKFLALLSILFGIGLAIQHGSAVRRGSRWPGWYLWRSALLLFEGLIHYVLIFEFDVLMFYAVVSVLVAYLVGRSSRVVKAWLVAAGAVHLSFVGLLTFLLVAGGAQVDDAAIPVRPATWWGQVQERIELFAVYRLEGFFVLPLSTVLFLAGAMLFKAGALENSDRGGLIRRRLMVWGLGVGVPLNLVTTLAGRDWFAVDRYVCAPLVAFGLLGGITALVCRLRGEPGWLRRGVGAVGRSALSCYIGQNLIASVLCYEWGLDLAGRFGHLGPWFTAGTWLMVSALLMLGASWWMRRFTRGPVEILWDRAYRAPQRQPASV; this is encoded by the coding sequence ATGGGCGGACGCATCGTGGCGTTGGACGTGCTGCGCGGGGCGGCGATCCTGGGCACGTTCGGGATGAACGCCTGGCTCTTCACGCACCCGCAAGGGCCGGCGGGCTTCATCGCCGACGGCGGTGACCAGACCGACGCACTGCTCCAGATGATCGGCAACGGCAAGTTCCTGGCGCTGCTGTCGATCCTGTTCGGCATCGGCCTGGCGATCCAGCACGGTTCGGCGGTGCGGCGGGGGTCGCGCTGGCCCGGCTGGTACCTGTGGCGGTCGGCGCTGCTGCTGTTCGAGGGCCTGATCCACTACGTGCTGATCTTCGAGTTCGACGTGCTGATGTTCTACGCGGTGGTGTCCGTGCTGGTCGCCTACCTCGTCGGCCGCAGCTCGCGGGTGGTCAAGGCGTGGCTGGTGGCGGCGGGCGCGGTGCATCTGTCGTTCGTCGGGCTGCTCACGTTCTTGCTGGTCGCCGGCGGGGCGCAGGTCGACGACGCGGCCATCCCGGTCCGGCCGGCCACCTGGTGGGGTCAGGTGCAGGAGCGGATCGAGTTGTTCGCGGTGTACCGGCTCGAAGGGTTCTTCGTGCTGCCGTTGAGCACCGTGCTGTTCCTGGCCGGCGCGATGCTGTTCAAGGCCGGTGCGTTGGAGAACTCCGATCGGGGCGGCCTGATCCGGCGTCGGCTGATGGTGTGGGGCCTCGGTGTCGGCGTGCCGCTCAACCTCGTGACCACGCTCGCCGGGCGCGACTGGTTCGCCGTGGACCGGTACGTGTGCGCGCCGCTGGTCGCGTTCGGCCTGCTCGGAGGCATTACCGCGCTGGTGTGCCGGCTGCGTGGCGAGCCCGGGTGGCTTCGGCGGGGTGTCGGCGCGGTCGGGCGGTCGGCGTTGAGCTGCTACATCGGGCAGAACTTGATCGCGTCCGTGCTCTGCTACGAGTGGGGGCTCGACCTGGCCGGGCGTTTCGGCCACCTCGGCCCCTGGTTCACCGCGGGCACGTGGCTGATGGTCTCGGCACTGCTGATGCTGGGCGCGTCGTGGTGGATGCGCCGATTCACCCGCGGCCCGGTAGAGATCCTCTGGGACCGCGCGTACCGCGCACCACAACGCCAACCCGCCTCGGTCTGA
- a CDS encoding helix-turn-helix domain-containing protein, producing MDSHPQWSEAEVAGGHVVVLVRRGRFRRRARDGVLEAEPGTGYLNVPGEPSEFAHPAGGDVCTAVWLRPGLWRSVVGEERPVRSAFYVDAAVELAHRRVVAGGDVAFGVAEGLVRLVGAVVGRVVNRPLPGAADRRVVAAARAAVLEEAPESAGLVPLAESLGVSPYRLSRAFSREVGVPLTRFRNGVRVGRAVERLEAGEEDLAGMAADLGFADQAHMTRTVRDHLGQTPTALRRLLTRPG from the coding sequence ATGGATTCACACCCCCAGTGGTCGGAGGCGGAGGTGGCCGGCGGGCACGTGGTGGTGCTCGTGCGGCGTGGGCGGTTCCGGCGGCGGGCGCGGGACGGGGTGCTCGAGGCCGAGCCGGGCACGGGGTACCTGAACGTGCCGGGTGAGCCCTCGGAGTTCGCACACCCGGCCGGTGGGGACGTGTGCACGGCGGTGTGGCTGCGGCCGGGGTTGTGGCGGTCCGTGGTCGGTGAGGAGCGGCCCGTGCGGTCGGCGTTCTACGTGGACGCGGCGGTGGAGTTGGCGCATCGGCGGGTGGTGGCCGGTGGTGACGTGGCGTTCGGCGTGGCCGAGGGTTTAGTGCGGCTGGTGGGCGCTGTGGTGGGCCGGGTCGTGAACAGACCGCTGCCGGGTGCGGCGGACCGCCGGGTGGTGGCCGCGGCGCGGGCGGCGGTGCTGGAGGAGGCGCCCGAATCGGCCGGTCTGGTGCCGTTGGCGGAGTCGCTGGGCGTGTCGCCGTACCGGTTGAGCCGGGCGTTCAGCCGGGAGGTCGGCGTCCCACTGACCCGCTTCCGCAACGGGGTGCGGGTCGGACGGGCCGTCGAACGGCTGGAGGCGGGCGAGGAAGACCTGGCAGGAATGGCGGCGGACCTGGGTTTCGCCGACCAAGCCCACATGACCCGCACGGTCCGCGACCACCTCGGCCAGACCCCGACCGCACTGCGTCGACTGCTCACCAGACCGGGCTGA
- a CDS encoding VOC family protein, which yields MRLATIILDSADPAKLAEFYTAATGMEPSYTDDTFVFLGDGDSGSVRLGFQRVADYQGPAWPDDRKHAHLDFTVPDVDQAVTTLLGLGARKPDFQPGKEDWTVLTDPEGHLFCISKGE from the coding sequence ATGCGCCTCGCCACGATCATCCTCGACAGCGCCGACCCGGCGAAGCTCGCCGAGTTCTACACCGCCGCCACCGGCATGGAGCCGAGCTACACCGACGACACGTTCGTGTTCCTCGGCGACGGCGACAGCGGCTCGGTGCGGCTCGGGTTCCAGCGCGTCGCGGACTACCAGGGCCCCGCCTGGCCGGACGACCGCAAGCACGCCCACCTGGACTTCACCGTGCCCGACGTCGACCAGGCCGTCACGACCCTCCTCGGACTCGGCGCGCGGAAGCCGGACTTCCAGCCAGGCAAGGAGGACTGGACCGTCCTCACCGACCCCGAGGGCCACCTGTTCTGCATCTCCAAGGGCGAGTGA